Proteins from one Arthrobacter sp. DNA4 genomic window:
- a CDS encoding fumarylacetoacetate hydrolase family protein, with protein MEQVNGDTLAAARKVIAVHINYPSRAAQRGRTPAQPSYFLKPSSSLALGGSPVERPAGCELLGYEGEIALVIGKAARRVSIEDAWNHVAAVTASNDLGVYDLRYADKGSNLRSKGGDGFTPVGPALIPADAVDPAKLRIRTWHNGDLVQDDTTGDLLFPFARLVADLSQLLTLEEGDIILTGTPAGASVAKPGDVLEVEVGTIDGGLSTGRLVTTVEEGTTAFADFGARPKVDDLQREEAYGSREAAGLAAVGPVLTPELKAKLESVATATLSSQMRKRGLNNVSIDGLQATRPDRRVVGLARTLRYVPNREDLFKTHGGGFNAQKKAIDSVNEGEILVMEARGEKGTGTVGDILALRAQVRGAAAIITDGGVRDYSAVADLEMPTYFANPHPAVLGRRHIPWDTDITIACGGATVQPGDIIVADSDGILVIPPAIADELVEDCIQQEKEETFIFEMVKQGNSVDGLYPMNSEWQAKYNEWAGTNE; from the coding sequence TTGGAGCAGGTCAACGGCGACACCCTGGCGGCAGCACGCAAGGTGATCGCAGTGCACATCAACTACCCCAGTCGGGCCGCCCAGCGGGGCCGCACCCCGGCGCAGCCGTCCTACTTCCTCAAGCCTTCCAGCTCGCTGGCACTGGGCGGAAGCCCCGTTGAGCGGCCCGCCGGCTGCGAACTGCTCGGTTACGAGGGTGAGATCGCCCTGGTGATCGGCAAGGCCGCCCGCCGTGTTTCGATTGAGGACGCCTGGAACCACGTCGCGGCCGTCACCGCCAGCAACGACCTCGGCGTGTACGACCTCCGCTACGCGGACAAGGGCTCCAACCTCCGGTCCAAGGGCGGCGACGGGTTCACCCCCGTGGGCCCGGCACTGATCCCGGCAGACGCCGTCGACCCCGCCAAGCTGCGCATCCGCACCTGGCACAACGGGGACCTGGTCCAGGACGACACCACCGGGGACCTGCTCTTCCCGTTCGCCCGGCTCGTCGCGGACCTGTCCCAGCTGCTCACGCTCGAGGAAGGTGACATCATCCTTACCGGCACCCCGGCCGGCGCCTCGGTCGCCAAGCCGGGCGACGTGCTGGAAGTGGAAGTGGGGACGATCGACGGCGGCCTGTCCACCGGCCGGCTGGTCACCACCGTTGAGGAAGGCACGACGGCGTTCGCGGACTTTGGTGCCCGGCCCAAGGTCGATGACCTGCAGCGGGAGGAAGCCTACGGTTCCCGTGAAGCCGCGGGGCTTGCCGCCGTCGGGCCTGTCCTGACCCCGGAGCTGAAAGCCAAGCTGGAGTCCGTCGCCACCGCCACCCTGTCCTCCCAGATGCGCAAGCGGGGCCTTAACAACGTCAGCATCGACGGACTGCAGGCCACCCGCCCGGACCGCCGCGTGGTGGGCCTGGCCCGCACTCTCCGCTACGTCCCCAACCGCGAGGACTTGTTCAAGACCCACGGCGGCGGCTTCAACGCCCAGAAGAAGGCCATCGACTCCGTGAACGAAGGCGAAATCCTGGTCATGGAAGCCCGCGGTGAAAAGGGAACCGGCACTGTGGGCGACATCCTGGCCCTCCGTGCCCAGGTCCGCGGTGCCGCGGCCATCATCACCGACGGCGGCGTCCGCGACTACTCCGCCGTGGCGGACCTGGAGATGCCCACCTACTTCGCCAATCCGCATCCGGCCGTGCTGGGCCGCCGCCACATCCCGTGGGACACGGACATCACCATCGCGTGCGGCGGAGCCACCGTCCAGCCCGGCGACATCATCGTGGCCGATTCCGACGGCATCCTGGTGATCCCCCCGGCCATCGCCGACGAACTGGTGGAGGACTGCATCCAGCAGGAGAAGGAAGAAACCTTCATCTTCGAGATGGTCAAGCAGGGCAACAGCGTGGACGGCCTCTACCCCATGAACTCCGAATGGCAGGCAAAGTACAACGAATGGGCAGGCACCAATGAGTGA
- a CDS encoding GntR family transcriptional regulator, which produces MSEATMVAGSKSEQAYQAVKARIVEGTYTPGYRLVLGSIAKDLGFSVVPVREAIRRLEAEGLVTFERNVGATVAGIDPTEYLYTMQTLSIVEGAATALSAPLIDPAAVARARAVNEEMRACLDHFDPVRFTQLNQDFHSVLFEHCPNPHILDLVHRGWNRLAAIRSSTFRFVPGRARESVDEHENLLKLIETGADAEQIEKAARLHRSATLDAYLAQAKHQ; this is translated from the coding sequence ATGAGTGAGGCCACCATGGTTGCCGGCAGCAAGTCCGAGCAGGCCTACCAAGCCGTCAAGGCCCGGATCGTGGAAGGCACCTACACCCCCGGCTACCGGCTGGTCCTGGGCTCCATCGCCAAGGACCTGGGGTTCAGCGTGGTCCCCGTCCGCGAAGCCATCCGCCGGCTGGAAGCCGAAGGCCTGGTGACGTTCGAACGCAACGTGGGCGCCACCGTGGCCGGCATTGATCCCACCGAATACCTCTACACCATGCAGACCCTCAGCATCGTGGAAGGCGCCGCCACAGCGCTGTCCGCCCCGCTGATCGATCCCGCAGCCGTGGCCAGGGCCCGCGCCGTGAACGAAGAGATGCGCGCGTGCCTGGACCACTTCGACCCCGTGCGGTTCACGCAGCTCAACCAGGACTTCCACAGCGTCCTGTTCGAGCACTGCCCCAACCCCCACATCCTGGACCTGGTGCACCGCGGCTGGAACCGGCTCGCAGCCATCCGGTCCTCCACGTTCCGCTTCGTCCCGGGCCGCGCCCGCGAGTCCGTGGATGAACACGAAAACCTGCTGAAGCTCATCGAAACGGGAGCCGACGCAGAGCAGATCGAAAAAGCCGCCAGGCTCCACCGCTCGGCAACCCTTGACGCATATCTCGCCCAAGCAAAGCACCAGTAA
- the hpaD gene encoding 3,4-dihydroxyphenylacetate 2,3-dioxygenase, whose product MTNFVPTPTVPAPDIVRCAYMEIVVTDLARSREFYVDVLGLHVTEEDENNIYLRSLEEFIHHNLVLRKGPIAAVAAFAYRVKSPAEVDAAEAYYKELGCRVERRKEGFTKGIGDSVRVEDPLGFPYEFFHEVEHVERLTQRYDLYSAGELVRLDHFNQVTPDVPKGRKYLEDLGFRVSEDIKDSDGVTYAAWMHRKQTVHDTALTGGNGPRMHHVAFATHEKHNIIQICDKMGALRISDRIERGPGRHGVSNAFYLYILDPDGHRIEIYTQDYYTGDPDNPTITWDVHDNQRRDWWGNPVVPSWYTEASLVLDLDGNPQPVIVREEKSEMAVTVGADGFSYTRKPEGEAAEGFKLGVQV is encoded by the coding sequence ATGACCAACTTCGTCCCCACCCCCACCGTCCCGGCACCGGACATCGTCCGCTGCGCCTACATGGAAATCGTGGTCACGGACCTCGCCAGGTCCCGTGAGTTCTACGTGGACGTCCTGGGCCTGCACGTCACCGAGGAAGACGAGAACAACATCTACCTGCGCTCCCTGGAGGAGTTCATCCACCACAACCTGGTGCTGCGCAAGGGTCCCATCGCCGCCGTCGCGGCCTTCGCCTACCGCGTGAAGTCCCCCGCCGAGGTGGACGCCGCCGAGGCCTACTACAAGGAGCTCGGCTGCCGGGTGGAGCGCCGCAAGGAAGGCTTCACCAAGGGCATCGGCGACTCCGTCCGCGTGGAGGACCCGCTGGGCTTCCCCTACGAGTTCTTCCACGAGGTGGAGCACGTGGAGCGCCTCACCCAGCGCTACGACCTCTACTCCGCCGGTGAACTGGTCCGTTTGGACCACTTCAACCAGGTGACCCCGGACGTCCCCAAGGGCCGCAAGTACCTGGAGGACCTGGGCTTCCGCGTCTCCGAGGACATCAAGGATTCCGACGGCGTCACCTACGCCGCGTGGATGCACCGCAAGCAGACCGTCCACGATACCGCCCTCACCGGCGGCAACGGCCCGCGCATGCACCACGTCGCGTTCGCCACCCACGAGAAGCACAACATCATCCAGATATGCGACAAGATGGGCGCCCTGCGCATCAGCGACCGGATCGAACGCGGCCCCGGCCGGCACGGCGTCTCCAACGCCTTCTACCTCTACATCCTGGACCCGGACGGCCACCGCATCGAGATCTACACCCAGGACTACTACACCGGCGACCCGGACAACCCCACCATCACCTGGGACGTCCACGACAACCAGCGCCGCGACTGGTGGGGCAACCCCGTGGTCCCGTCCTGGTACACCGAGGCTTCCCTGGTCCTGGACCTGGACGGCAACCCGCAGCCGGTCATCGTCCGCGAGGAAAAGTCCGAGATGGCCGTGACCGTGGGCGCCGACGGCTTCTCCTACACCCGCAAGCCGGAGGGTGAAGCTGCCGAGGGCTTCAAGCTGGGAGTCCAGGTCTAA
- the hpaE gene encoding 5-carboxymethyl-2-hydroxymuconate semialdehyde dehydrogenase, whose protein sequence is MTTSVETSKHYVPEDLPTHIQHYINGQFVDSVGGKTFDVLDPVSNRNYATAAAGQKEDIDLAVAAAREAFVNGPWPKMKPRERARILNKIADAVEAQEARLAELETFDTGLPITQAKGQALRAAENFRFFADLIVAQFDDAMKVPGSQINYVNRKPIGVAGLITPWNTPFMLESWKLAPALATGNTVVLKPAEFTPLSASLWATIFKDAGLPDGVFNLVNGLGEEAGDALVKHPDVPLISFTGETTTGQTIFRNAAANLKGLSMELGGKSPCVVFADADLDAAIDSALFGVFSLNGERCTAGSRILVERAIYDEFCGKYAARAKNIVVGDPHDPKTQVGALVHPEHYEKVASYVEIGKSEGRLLAGGGRPDHLPEGNYIAPTVFADVAPDARIFQEEIFGPVVAITPFENDDEALALANNTKYGLAAYIWTQNLTRAHNFSQNVEAGMVWLNSHNVRDLRTPFGGVKASGLGHEGGYRSIDFYTDQQAVHITLGTVHTPKFGA, encoded by the coding sequence ATGACGACCTCAGTAGAAACTTCCAAGCACTACGTCCCTGAGGACCTGCCCACCCACATCCAGCACTACATCAACGGCCAGTTCGTTGACTCCGTGGGCGGCAAGACCTTCGATGTCCTGGACCCGGTGTCCAACCGGAACTACGCCACCGCCGCGGCCGGTCAAAAGGAAGACATCGACCTCGCCGTCGCCGCAGCCCGCGAAGCGTTCGTGAATGGCCCTTGGCCGAAGATGAAGCCCCGCGAACGGGCCCGGATCCTGAACAAGATCGCCGACGCCGTCGAGGCCCAGGAAGCCCGCCTCGCCGAACTCGAAACCTTCGATACCGGCCTGCCCATTACGCAGGCCAAGGGCCAGGCCCTCCGCGCCGCCGAGAACTTCCGCTTCTTCGCTGACCTGATCGTGGCCCAGTTTGATGACGCCATGAAGGTCCCGGGCTCGCAGATCAACTATGTGAACCGCAAACCGATCGGCGTCGCGGGCCTCATCACCCCGTGGAACACCCCGTTCATGCTCGAGTCCTGGAAGCTGGCCCCCGCGCTGGCCACCGGCAACACCGTGGTCCTCAAGCCGGCCGAGTTCACGCCGCTCTCCGCGTCGCTGTGGGCCACCATCTTCAAGGACGCCGGCCTTCCCGACGGCGTCTTCAACCTGGTCAACGGCCTGGGCGAGGAAGCCGGCGACGCGCTGGTGAAGCACCCGGACGTCCCGCTGATCTCCTTCACCGGCGAGACCACCACCGGCCAGACGATCTTCCGGAACGCCGCCGCCAACCTCAAGGGCCTCTCCATGGAGCTTGGTGGCAAGTCCCCGTGCGTCGTTTTCGCGGACGCCGACCTGGACGCCGCCATCGATTCCGCCCTGTTCGGCGTCTTCTCCCTCAACGGCGAACGCTGCACCGCCGGCTCCCGCATCCTGGTTGAGCGCGCCATCTATGACGAGTTCTGCGGGAAGTACGCCGCCCGCGCAAAGAACATCGTGGTGGGCGATCCGCACGACCCCAAGACCCAGGTGGGCGCCCTGGTCCACCCCGAGCACTACGAGAAGGTGGCATCCTACGTGGAGATCGGCAAGTCCGAAGGCCGGCTCCTGGCCGGCGGCGGCCGCCCCGACCACCTGCCCGAAGGCAACTACATCGCACCCACGGTGTTTGCCGACGTCGCCCCCGACGCCCGGATCTTCCAGGAGGAAATCTTCGGACCCGTCGTGGCCATCACCCCGTTCGAGAACGACGACGAGGCCCTCGCCCTGGCGAACAACACCAAGTACGGCCTGGCCGCCTACATCTGGACCCAGAACCTCACCCGGGCCCACAACTTCTCGCAGAACGTCGAGGCCGGCATGGTGTGGCTGAACAGCCACAACGTCCGGGACCTGCGCACCCCGTTCGGCGGCGTCAAGGCCTCCGGGCTGGGCCACGAGGGCGGCTACCGCTCCATCGACTTCTACACCGACCAGCAGGCCGTGCACATCACGCTCGGTACCGTCCACACCCCCAAATTCGGCGCCTAA